One part of the Archaeoglobaceae archaeon genome encodes these proteins:
- a CDS encoding hydrogenase iron-sulfur subunit — MSDSKGEFEPKIVVYACNWCTYAATDLAGTSRMSYPPNVRIIRVMCSGRVDPQFVLQAFADGADGVIVAGCHPPADCHYIEGNYKAYRRFELFRKLLETMGIEQERFRLEWISAAEASRWVQVVNEMVAQLKKLGPLKPNLEVRE, encoded by the coding sequence ATGTCTGACTCTAAAGGAGAATTTGAGCCAAAGATCGTTGTATATGCATGTAACTGGTGCACTTATGCAGCCACAGATCTCGCGGGAACAAGCAGAATGAGCTATCCGCCGAACGTTCGGATCATTAGAGTCATGTGCTCTGGTAGAGTTGACCCGCAGTTCGTTCTTCAGGCGTTCGCTGACGGGGCAGACGGTGTAATTGTTGCGGGATGTCATCCACCTGCTGATTGCCACTACATCGAGGGAAATTACAAAGCCTACAGAAGATTCGAGCTTTTTAGAAAGCTTCTCGAGACAATGGGAATTGAGCAAGAACGCTTTAGACTTGAATGGATCTCAGCTGCGGAGGCGAGCAGATGGGTGCAAGTTGTGAATGAAATGGTCGCTCAGCTGAAGAAACTTGGTCCACTGAAGCCCAATTTGGAGGTGAGAGAATGA